In the Nothobranchius furzeri strain GRZ-AD chromosome 15, NfurGRZ-RIMD1, whole genome shotgun sequence genome, one interval contains:
- the LOC107390513 gene encoding probable G-protein coupled receptor 173, translated as MANQSFAIDGPGSLLAVLASQSGLAKGGSSSLVDSSAGGISATDVSAYFKLVFLGLIICVSLVGNLLVSMLVLRDRTLHKAPYFFLLDLCLADAVRSAACFPFVLVSVHNSSAWTYSALSCKVVAFMAVLFCFHAAFMLFCVAVTRYLAIAHHRFYAKRMTIWTCAAIICMVWTLAVAMAFPPVFDVGTYKFIRDEDQCIFEHRYLKTNDTLGFMLMLAVVVLATHGFYAKLLLFEYRHRKMKPVQLVPAISQNWTFHGPGATGQAAANWIAGFGRGPMPPTLLGIRQNLHNQHRRLLGMEEVRSERRLGRMFYTITLLFLVLWAPYIVACFWRVFVKSCTMPHRYLSITVWMSFAQAGVNPIFCLLLNEDLRKVLRAHLPTYWRTKQHLPQDEAYCIM; from the coding sequence ATGGCTAACCAGAGCTTTGCCATCGACGGCCCGGGCAGTTTACTGGCTGTGCTGGCCTCCCAGAGCGGACTGGCAAAGGGTGGCAGCAGCAGCCTCGTTGATAGCAGCGCTGGAGGGATCTCTGCCACGGATGTGTCTGCCTACTTTAAGCTGGTCTTCTTGGGCTTGATCATCTGTGTCAGCCTTGTAGGAAACCTCTTGGTGTCCATGCTGGTGCTGAGAGACAGGACACTTCACAAGGCTCCCTATTTCTTTCTTTTGGACCTGTGCCTGGCCGATGCAGTTCGCTCTGCTGCCTGCTTCCCCTTCGTGCTGGTTTCTGTCCACAACAGCTCGGCCTGGACTTACAGTGCCTTGAGTTGTAAAGTTGTAGCTTTCATGGCTGTCCTGTTTTGTTTTCACGCTGCCTTCATGCTGTTCTGCGTGGCTGTCACCCGCTACCTTGCCATCGCCCACCACCGTTTCTATGCCAAACGCATGACCATCTGGACCTGTGCCGCCATCATTTGCATGGTGTGGACTCTGGCAGTCGCCATGGCGTTCCCGCCCGTCTTCGATGTGGGGACTTACAAGTTCATCCGTGACGAAGATCAGTGCATTTTTGAACACCGCTACCTGAAGACCAACGACACCCTGGGCTTCATGCTCATGCTGGCCGTGGTGGTCCTGGCCACTCACGGCTTCTACGCCAAGCTCCTGCTCTTTGAGTACAGACACCGCAAAATGAAACCTGTCCAACTGGTGCCGGCCATCAGCCAGAACTGGACCTTCCACGGTCCTGGGGCCACAGGTCAAGCTGCAGCCAACTGGATTGCAGGGTTTGGTCGCGGCCCCATGCCGCCCACTCTGTTGGGTATTAGGCAGAATTTACACAATCAGCACCGGCGGCTGCTGGGTATGGAGGAAGTGAGGTCAGAGAGGAGGCTGGGCAGGATGTTCTACACCATCACTCTGCTTTTCCTCGTCCTCTGGGCGCCCTACATTGTGGCGTGCTTCTGGAGGGTCTTTGTGAAGTCCTGCACCATGCCCCACAGGTACCTGTCCATCACAGTGTGGATGAGCTTCGCCCAGGCCGGTGTCAACCCCATCTTCTGTCTCCTGCTTAACGAGGACCTGAGGAAAGTGCTGAGGGCTCACCTGCCTACTTACTGGAGGACTAAACAACACCTGCCCCAGGATGAGGCCTACTGCATCATGTGA